ATGTCATCGCGAACAACCAGCCCCGGTATGTGATCCTGACCGAGGAGCGCTACGAGGAACTCCTCGACGAGGTCGAGGAAGCGGCTGAGCTGCGCATTGCCGAATCGCTGGCCGAATACAAGGCGGGGAAAGTGAAGCGCTACAACTCGGTCGAAGAACTGATGTCCGCTGTTGACGCCGCCGATGACGACTGAACCCTTTCAAC
Above is a genomic segment from Chrysiogenia bacterium containing:
- a CDS encoding prevent-host-death protein — its product is MRTIPASEIKRRGIGAVDEQLAKYPAVHVIANNQPRYVILTEERYEELLDEVEEAAELRIAESLAEYKAGKVKRYNSVEELMSAVDAADDD